AATACTGATGGCCATCACCAGCAAAAGAAAGCTGGTACCGCAGCGAGGATGCAAGGCGGAAAATTTGCGGGCATTGGCCACCGTCAGGTCTTCCTGGGCCTCATAACAGGCTATGGCCTTATGCTCCGCACCATGGTATTCAAAAACCCGCTGAATATCTTTAAAACGGGAAATCACCAATACATAGGAAATAAAAATCCCAATACGGATCCCGCCTTCCAAAAGGTTCAACAAAACAGGATGGGCCGTAAAGCTTTCAGCCAGCAGGCGCACCAGCACGGTGGGCAGGAAGAAAAAAAGTGAAATACCCAGGGCCATGGCAATAATTACGCTGAAGGTCAACTGCCAGCCGGTTAATTCCTCTTCCTCTTCTTCAAAGGCCTGATTGGCGGAAATGGTAAGCACCCGGGTCCCCAGGGTGAGCGCTTCCACAAAAGCTACCATCCCTCTGAGGACAGGCAGTTTCAGAAACGGGTAACTCTGCCCGGCGGTGCGCAATGTTTCCTGATGGAGAAATATCTCACGGTCCGGTTTGCGTACAGCCACTGCCAAACGGTCACTTTGGCGCATCATAACGCCCTCAATTACGGCCTGGCCTCCGACCTTTACCGCTGAAGACATGGTCTCCCCTCCAATTTTACATCAAGAAAGGCCTGCTCTTTTAGTTAACTAAAAAGCAAGCTTTCCAGAGATTTTTTTGCTTTCTGTAAAGCATTAATTCCAACCGGTAACCGGTAAAAAAAGAGCAGCGCCGAACGCTGCTGTTTGTTATACTGCTAGGAAATTATAACGCTTCGCAGATAGCGAAGCTGCTAAGGTAAGCAGTACTGAAATGCGCGCGCTGAGGAAACCGAAAGGGCGCGCCTTTCTTGTTACATTCCGTACTTACGCTTAAACCGTTCCACACGTCCACCGGTATCGATGAATTTTTGTTTGCCGGTAAAGAAAGGATGGCATTTGGAACAGATATCGATTTTCAGCTCTTTCTTTGTTGAACCAGTTTCAAAACTATTTCCACAGGCGCAGGAAACAGTAGCCTTTTCATACTTGGGATGAATCTTTGCTTTCATTGGGTTCACCTCTTTCCACCATCAAAATCTACTAACATATAATAACACAACGTGGCAAACAGTGCAATCATTTCTTTACACTGTTTACCACATTTAACATTTAACATGTTTTTATCTGGCAGGCAGATGCTGGATGGGATTTCTGTGTTCACCCTGATAAATCATTTCCAGATGCACATGGGGCCCGGTGGCATTGCCGGTGGCTCCCACTGCGGCAATCTGATGGCCGGAGTCCACCGTTTGCCCTTCGCTGACAAACAGGCGTGAAGCATGGGCATAAAGAGACTGCCAGCCGTTTTGATGATCGATGCGCACCATATAACCGTATCCCTGCCGCCAGCCGGCGGTAACTACGGTGCCGGAAGCTATGGCCTTAATGGGTGTTCCGGTGGGTGCGGCAATATCGATGCCGTTATGAAAACTTCCCCAACGCGGTCCGTATCCGGAAGAAATCCTGCCCTGCACAGGCCAGATAAAGCCGCTGCTTCTGGCCACAGTACTTTGCGAACCGCCGCTGCGGGAGGCCACAAGCCGGTCTCTTTCCGGTGGTGCCTGGGGCACCTCATCATCCTTACCCGGGATACGTATAGCCTGTCCCGCCTGCAGTCTGTGCGGATCACTGATATTGTTAAAAGCCAGAATATCATCGATGCTCACATCGTACTGACGTGACAGCTCCCAGATGGTTTCACCGCGGCGCAGGGTATGGCTGGAACCCGACACCTCAACCTGGGAGGGGTCCTCGGACAGCAGGGTCAGCACCTGTCCTTCCCGGAGGAAGTTGGCGCTGGTCAGATTGTTCACCTGCATCAGGTAGTCCAGGGATACGTCATACTTACTGGCGATGGCACCCAGCGTTTCGCCCCGTGCCACCTCATGCTGCAGCGTCTGCGCTTCCTCCAGGGCCTGTCTTTTTTCCAAAAGCCCGCTTAATTGCTGCAGATAAAGTGGCTGCACAGTGGTCCCCGACAGACCGTGGGGTGCATCGGGCACATAGCGTGCCTCGGCTTGCGGCTCTTCGGCCAACGCCGTGGCCGGCAGCAGCAAAACGAGGAGCATTACCCCGGTCAAAAGAAATCTTCGTTTGTTGTATTTCATCGTCTCACCTCTTAGGAATTGGCCTGGAAACAAAAACGTTGTGCTAAACACAACGCTCAAAATGCCAGGTTACCCCTAAGTGTGGCCCGTTTTATTTGTTTTTATACATTTTTTTAAGCTTCAGGCAAAAAATAACAGAATCATGGCCACCACATAACCGGCCACAATGGCCATGGAATCAAAACCCAGCCGGACAAAGCTGCGCTGAGAACGGTATATCATGCCGGCCACGGCAATGGAGGTGAGAATCACCGACAT
This window of the Dethiobacter alkaliphilus AHT 1 genome carries:
- a CDS encoding DUF1385 domain-containing protein produces the protein MSSAVKVGGQAVIEGVMMRQSDRLAVAVRKPDREIFLHQETLRTAGQSYPFLKLPVLRGMVAFVEALTLGTRVLTISANQAFEEEEEELTGWQLTFSVIIAMALGISLFFFLPTVLVRLLAESFTAHPVLLNLLEGGIRIGIFISYVLVISRFKDIQRVFEYHGAEHKAIACYEAQEDLTVANARKFSALHPRCGTSFLLLVMAISILLFSFFGWPGLLQRLLLRLSLLPLVAGLAYEVIQLAGRHRFFCYLTAPGLWLQRLTTREPDDRQIEVALRAIQSVLPDANDKV
- the rpmE gene encoding 50S ribosomal protein L31, whose translation is MKAKIHPKYEKATVSCACGNSFETGSTKKELKIDICSKCHPFFTGKQKFIDTGGRVERFKRKYGM
- a CDS encoding peptidoglycan DD-metalloendopeptidase family protein, which gives rise to MKYNKRRFLLTGVMLLVLLLPATALAEEPQAEARYVPDAPHGLSGTTVQPLYLQQLSGLLEKRQALEEAQTLQHEVARGETLGAIASKYDVSLDYLMQVNNLTSANFLREGQVLTLLSEDPSQVEVSGSSHTLRRGETIWELSRQYDVSIDDILAFNNISDPHRLQAGQAIRIPGKDDEVPQAPPERDRLVASRSGGSQSTVARSSGFIWPVQGRISSGYGPRWGSFHNGIDIAAPTGTPIKAIASGTVVTAGWRQGYGYMVRIDHQNGWQSLYAHASRLFVSEGQTVDSGHQIAAVGATGNATGPHVHLEMIYQGEHRNPIQHLPAR